The genomic stretch CTTTTGAGCTCAATGTTCAGTATTCTCCTTCTGATGGCACTCCCTTGCATGATCCTACTTTGTATCGCACTATTGTTGGCAGTTTGGTTTATCTCACTATCACTCGCCCCGACATTGCATATGCTGTTCACATTGTTAGTCAATTTGTTGCCTCTCCTACTACTGTTCACTGGGCAGCTGTTCTTCGCATTTTGAGGTATCTTCGGGGTACTATCTTCCAAAGCCTTTTGCTTCCCTCCACTTCTTCCTTGGAGCTGCGTGCATACTCTGATGCTGATCATGGTCGTGATCCCACGGATCGGAAGTCTGTTACTGGTTTCTGTATCTTTTTGGGtgattctcttatttcttggaaaAGTAAGAAACAAACTGTTGTCTCCCAATCTTCCACTGAAGCAGAGTACTGCGCTATGTCATCTACTACCAAAGAAATTGTTTGGTTAAGATGGCTGCTTGTAGATATGGGTGTATGTCATTCTCAACCCACTCCTATGTATTGTGATAATCAGAGTGCCATCCAGATTGCTCACAACTCAGTTTTTCATGAACGCACCAAGCACATTGAGATTGATTGTCACTTCACTCGTCACCACCTGAAGCTTGGCACTATCACTTTGCCTTTTGTTCCTTCTTCTTTACAGATTGCTGACTTTtttactaagtctcattctattTCTCGTTTTCAATTTCTAGTTGGCAAACTCTCGATGCTTATTGTTGCTGCATCGTGAGTTTGAGGGGGGGTGTTAGAGTTATTATttgagggtattttagtcttttcttaattattgttattttatatcttttgccttatataaaaggcttggcttataagttTTGTAACCTAGaatacattctctctatttttgcaATACACTCTAGCCTCCCTtttctctcttcatctttttgcTATCTCTCATTTGGGTTTTATGGATTGTGTCTTTGCATAATTATCACATTCATTGACAGTTTTACATTAGCAGAATTTAAAACTTGATTGAGAATCCTAAGAGAGGGATGCCCCAATCGTCTATGCCATAAGTCTCTAACTGAAATACAATCTGAAACATGATTTACATCAGAGGTAGAAATTGCAACAAATGGAGAAAACGTAGAATCCAACTTGTCTTTATTTTCCTCGGCCAAACGTCCTTCAGAAGCTTTAGTAGTTGGAACATCAAGTTGATACAATCCATCTCTAAGCCTCCCCTCCAGTATTACTCTCTTTGTTTTGATGTCCTTCACATAACAAACAGTAGAGTAAAACTCAATAAACACTTTATTATCTGCTGTGAGTTTAGAGACACTAATTAGATTCTTTGTTATGGCAGGAACATGAAGCATGTCTTTCAACAAAAGAGAAGAGCCAGTAGAAGAGTTTAGTAAACCTGAACCTGTATGAGTAATGGGGAGTTGATTACCATTTCCCACAGTCAATTTATCACTGCCTCCATAGCTGAATCGATGCACCATATCCTCTCCAGtagttgtgatatgattagtcgCACCACTGTCAGCATACCAACCCATATGATCCACTGTTTCAGGAGAAGCAATATACGCAGAGGGCATTTTCTTCTCATCACTTTGACCAGAAAAACCATTAGAAGGAGGAGTACCCATGAAGCTAGAGTCATACCGATTGTAGCAAAATGCAGCAGAGTGCCCATATCGACCACATACCTGGCAAGTGGGTTTTGAGTTTCTACCAGATCCACGACCGCCAGGATGACGGCCACGGTATTGACCACCCCTCGATGTGGAGCCTCTGCCACCACGATAGTGAGTGCCAGGATGACGACCAGGAAACACGGGAGAGTCAGAGGGCTTGTGAGCAAGATTCGCCGACGGAGCGACGTTCAATGTGAGAGCAGAGCGGGTAGTCTGCGATTGAAGACGTTTCAGCTTCGTGTCGAAGCTAAGGAGGAGTTCTTGAAGCTCCTGCCAAGAGATCGATTCCCGAGCCTCGATCTAAACCGTAATGGGAAGATATTCGACATCAAGACCCCGGAGAACATTAGCTGTAAGGTGGGTTTCTGGGTAAGGGTCCCCAGCCAAGGCAAGCATATCGGCCCAGGTCCTTTTCTGACGAAGATAGTCGACCATGGGGGTTCCTCCTTTAGGAGTGAGTTGGATCTTATCTCGGAGTTCATCCATTCTAGCCTTAGAATGTGCACCAAACAAGTTTTCGAGAGCAACCCAGAGAGT from Humulus lupulus chromosome 5, drHumLupu1.1, whole genome shotgun sequence encodes the following:
- the LOC133834387 gene encoding uncharacterized protein LOC133834387; protein product: MVINSPLLIQDIKTKRVILEGRLRDGLYQLDVPTTKASEGRLAEENKDKLDSTFSPFVAISTSDVNHVSDCISVRDLWHRRLGHPSLRILNQVLNSANVKLSMNVIIMQRHNP